Sequence from the Natronomonas marina genome:
CGAGTATTCCGACTACAAGAGATACGACGATCGCAACGATCCCAGGAAACGATTGGACAGACCCACCTAAGAAATCGAAATAAACAATCGCTGTTACAAACACGGAAACTAAGAATCGTGTACCTATTTTCCTTATTTCTATATTATTTACTTTAAAGTTTGAGACCATATTTATTATTGTATTCCAGGTGCTAAAATAGTTTGGGTCTGCCGACACTTCGTCCTCTGTGGGTTCACCGCCTTAGGGGAGTGCATCTAATCTACATACTCCATGGCGGCCGTGTTTAAAAGATAGGAATATTGCCTCTACAGAGTGATTTCGAGGAAATGAAGCGAGCCAGTTCGATGTGTCCTCGAACTGGCTCGCTTCACCGACCGATGTGTCGCGTTATATCAAGAAGCTGTCGGGAGCACCACTGAGGAACCTCTCAAGAAAGGAGAAGGTGGCTATGCCGACTGGGTGATTGTAACGATTCACGGGGCTCCATTGAATCGCCATAGGGAGTTGGAATCAGCGGGTCACGTACTGTTTGATGTTGTAGACGAGACACATCAGGACGATCTCACGGAACTCACGGTACCATTCACGCGCTCGGACGGCGGAGCCGTACGAGCGCTTGACCGAGGAGTTCACTGTCTCTGTCATTGAGCGCTGATTGTAGAGATCATCCTCGATTCGTGCGTTGTGCGCGTGGTCGTAGGGTGCGAAGACGCGATGTTTCACGAGCGGGCGTATTCCCATGTCTCGGAGGGTCTCACGCAATGGCTGGCTGTCGTAGCCTTTGTCCGCGGCAAGGGTCTGCAACTCGCCCGCGTATCGGCGGGCGAGTTGCGCACAGACCTCTGCGTCACTTCCTTCTCGTGTGGTCGTGCAATGCACGTCTAAGATCGCTTGCGTCTCTGTATCGACGAGTTTCGTCGCTTCGACCGTCTGGACGCGGTAATCAGTACGGTCGCAGTAGTGTTTGCTCGCCGGTGACCGCTCGTAGTAGGTTGCGTCAACGGCGACGTGTGGCGACGGGTCGTGCAGCTGCGCCGAGTGGCGCAGCAGCACTCGCCAAACCTGCATCACGATCTTATCAAGCCACTTATTCAACGTCGATGGGTCCGGGAGATCGTCGGCCTCAAGGCCGACGACCTCCAGAATTGGCGGCATCACCTCTAATCGGTCGATGATCATCTCGTAGGTTTCGTCGAGGAAAATCCGCAGCCCATGGAGGGAAATCATCGCGTATTCCGCGAAGCTGCCGCCGCCTTCCGGGGCGGCAGCTTCGTCGGGATCGTCGCAATAACTTTTGGCCAGCGACACCATTTCCTCGGTGAAGCGGGTGGTGATGTTCATCCAAACTGCCACTCACCCGCTTCAACTCCTTTGATTTACCGACCGATCCCGCTGCCATCTAGTGATTCAATGGAGCCATTCACGGACTCCGCGAGTATCTCAACCTTCCGTATCGGCGGCTTCTCGACGTGTTATCCGAGATGCCCAATATTACGAGAAAACTCGGGTTAGCAGTGGATGAATTCCTTATTTTATCACGGTTTGTACGCGAAAGCAGGAGCTGGAAATGCTGATCTGCGGAAGCTGTTGCGGGCGTCTAATGACCTGTTTGAAACTGGAAAAATACAGGCGATCGGTTCAACGAGTCTGGCCTATCGAGTCGTCAGTCGCAACTACGCCAAGCGAATCGGTGATACGCACGAATCGGTGAAAACCACCGCACTCGTCGATTGTGATACCGGCGCATTCCTTGATGTCCATTGCTCAATGAGCTTTCCGCACAATACACAGATCGCTTGGCAAGTGCTCAAAAGAAATCTCAGCAATCTAGGAACAGTGGTTGGTGACAAGTGCAAGACTCGCGTCCTGAATCTTGCACTGGCCCACCCACCAATTCTCCGACAGGTCCGGTTCCACTATATTCTGTAAGGGCCGAAATGTATATAACCAATGCACAAAATCTGTCGTGCGGAACATCCCAACGACTTTGCACGCTGGCCGGCAAGGAACGGTAATGGCGACCTGCGACGTGT
This genomic interval carries:
- a CDS encoding IS5 family transposase gives rise to the protein MNITTRFTEEMVSLAKSYCDDPDEAAAPEGGGSFAEYAMISLHGLRIFLDETYEMIIDRLEVMPPILEVVGLEADDLPDPSTLNKWLDKIVMQVWRVLLRHSAQLHDPSPHVAVDATYYERSPASKHYCDRTDYRVQTVEATKLVDTETQAILDVHCTTTREGSDAEVCAQLARRYAGELQTLAADKGYDSQPLRETLRDMGIRPLVKHRVFAPYDHAHNARIEDDLYNQRSMTETVNSSVKRSYGSAVRAREWYREFREIVLMCLVYNIKQYVTR